Genomic segment of Paracoccus jeotgali:
GCACCGCGGTGACATAGCCCTGCTCCTTCGCCGCCAGCACCGCGCCGCGCATGAGGCGGGCATAGACCTCCCACCCGGTCAGGCCGATCAGCAGCAGGAACAGGGTAAAGCTGCTGTCGAACATGGCCAGCACGAAAAGCGCCACGACGATGATCGGCAGCGAGGCCTGCACATCGACCGCCCCGATGACAACCGTTTCGACAAATCCGCGCCGGGCGGCCGCCAGCACCCCCAGAAGCGAACCGAGCACCGCGCCGATCAAGGTGCCGACCACCGCAACGACCAGGGTGATCTGCGCCCCCACCGCAAGCCGCACCAGCAGGTCGCGGCCCCGTGCATCGGTGCCAAGCGGATAGGTCCAGGTGCCGCCGAAGCCGACCGGCGGTTTCAGCCGGTCGAGAAGCGAAGTAGCGCGGAACTCATGCGGCGATAGCCACTGTCCGAAAAGCGCGAAGAGCACGAAGAGGGTGATGAAGCCCAGAGAGAGGCGAACGGCCATGGGCATTGGCGGGCGCCGGTATGTGGTAACCTCTGCCATCAGCGGGCCCGGATTCTCGGGTCGATCACCAGATACAGCATATCGACGACAAGGTTGGCGACAATCATCGTCGCGGCGATGGCCAGCACAAGAAACTGGACCGTGGCAATGTCACGGGTCGCGACCGACCGGACCAGCAGCTGTCCGACCCCGGGCCAGGCAAAGACCTGCTCGGTCACGACGGATCCGGCAATCAGACTTCCAATTGAGAGGCCGACCAGGGTGACAAGCGGAATGGCCGCATTGGGCAAGGCATGCCGGATCAGGCGGCGCTTATAGGGGATGCCGCGGGCTTCTGCGGCCAGCATGAAGGGTTTGTTGATGGTTTCCAGAAGCGAAGAGCGGGTGAACCTTGCATAGCTGCCCATCGAGGCGAGCCCGAGCGTCAGGGCAGGTGCGAGCAAGCCGGTCCATGATCCTGTCGCCCCCTGTCCGCCCAGATAGACGTTGAAGACCAGTGAGCCGACCAGGATCATCACAAGCCCGAACAGAAAATTGGGCATGGCAAAGGCGAAGACCGAAAACCCCATGACCAGCCTGTCGATGGGTCGCCCCCGGTTCAACGCCGCGATGGATCCAAAGGTCAGCCCCGAGATCAGTGCGATGACAAGCGCCGTGCTGCCCAGACGCAGGGTGGCGGGCAACCGGTCAAGGAAGATCTCGAGCGAGGGGCGGCCGGAATGGATCGAATATCCGAAATCGCCTTGGGCGATACGGCCGAGATAGCCTGCATACTGGACCCAGATCGGCTGGTCGAGGCCAAGAGCGCGGCGGTATTGCTCGATCACCGCCTGCGGCGCGTCGGGCGGCGCGAGGGCGGCGGCCGGATCGCCCGAGAAGCGGATGAAGATGAACACCAGCGTTACCGTCACCAAAAGCGTGATCACCGCGCGGGCCACCTTGGAAAGAATGAACCCGATCATGCCACCAGCAGCCGCTTCTGTCCGGGCGCGGCCTGCAGAAGGTCGCTTGTATAGGGCTTTTGCGGATTGGCGAACACGTCTGCTGTGGCCCCCTGTTCGACGACGCGACCATGCTGCATGACCAGCACCTCGTCAGAGATCGCCGCAGCCACGTGCAGATCGTGGGTGATGAAAACCATCGAGAAGCCCAGCCTTTTCTGAAGATCGGCGAAAAGATCGAGGATCTGCACCTGGATCGACACATCGAGGGCCGAGACCGCCTCGTCAGCGATCAGCAGCTCAGGCTCAAGCACCAGAGCCCGCGCGATACAGATACGCTGACGCTGGCCGCCCGAAAATTCCTGCGGATAACGCTCTCCGGCCTGTGGGGTCAGGCCAACCAGCTCGAGCATGTCCATCGCGCGGGCGCGCGCTTCGGATTTTGGCATGCCGTGGATGATCGGACCCTCGGCCACGGCGTCGATGGTCTTGAACCTTGGGTCGAGGGCACCGAAGGGGTCTTGCAGGACAACCTGCACCTTGGAGCGGAATTTCCGCAATCCGACGCCCTGAAGGGTGGTGACATCCTGACCCTTGAACAGGATTCTTCCGCTGTCGACATCCTGAAGCCGGAGCAGGCACTTGGCGAGCGATGATTTCCCCGACCCGCTTTCCCCCACCACGGCCAGCGTCTG
This window contains:
- a CDS encoding ABC transporter permease gives rise to the protein MPMAVRLSLGFITLFVLFALFGQWLSPHEFRATSLLDRLKPPVGFGGTWTYPLGTDARGRDLLVRLAVGAQITLVVAVVGTLIGAVLGSLLGVLAAARRGFVETVVIGAVDVQASLPIIVVALFVLAMFDSSFTLFLLLIGLTGWEVYARLMRGAVLAAKEQGYVTAVRALGASPYRIYLRHILPNVISVALVQFTVNLPLTVLLETALSFLGLGVQSPLTSLGQIMSEGRDRLLTAWWLTLFPGTIIFLLALSISLVGDWVRDRFDPTLRTQK
- a CDS encoding ABC transporter permease; translation: MIGFILSKVARAVITLLVTVTLVFIFIRFSGDPAAALAPPDAPQAVIEQYRRALGLDQPIWVQYAGYLGRIAQGDFGYSIHSGRPSLEIFLDRLPATLRLGSTALVIALISGLTFGSIAALNRGRPIDRLVMGFSVFAFAMPNFLFGLVMILVGSLVFNVYLGGQGATGSWTGLLAPALTLGLASMGSYARFTRSSLLETINKPFMLAAEARGIPYKRRLIRHALPNAAIPLVTLVGLSIGSLIAGSVVTEQVFAWPGVGQLLVRSVATRDIATVQFLVLAIAATMIVANLVVDMLYLVIDPRIRAR